One window of Streptococcus suis genomic DNA carries:
- a CDS encoding DUF1905 domain-containing protein has translation MSKVYEFEATIHPVPDKGGAYVIFPYDIREEFDKGRVKVHARFDGHPYDGSIVNMGVKDEAGNICYIIGVQKAIRAAIGKQAGDRVQVTIQERME, from the coding sequence TTGTCTAAAGTATATGAATTTGAAGCAACTATCCACCCTGTTCCAGATAAGGGCGGAGCCTATGTCATCTTTCCCTATGATATACGAGAAGAGTTTGACAAGGGGAGGGTAAAAGTACATGCCAGATTTGATGGTCATCCCTATGATGGCTCCATTGTCAATATGGGAGTTAAGGATGAAGCAGGCAATATCTGTTACATTATTGGCGTTCAAAAGGCTATTCGAGCAGCTATTGGAAAACAGGCTGGTGATAGAGTACAAGTAACCATTCAAGAACGAATGGAGTAA
- the rexB gene encoding ATP-dependent nuclease subunit B → MKLYYSDISNDITKKLTALALEESQRVQRVFYIAPNSLSFEKEKKVLSYLPRKASLSILVTRFAQMARYFIYHEENSKKALDDLGLSMIVYRVLAQFEDGDLQVYGRLKKDPAFIEQVVNLYKELQTSNMPISALENLETSAKQADIIKILSALQDVLMDEDYENETKLAQFRRKVESGQLDDQLSQVVLIVDGFTRFSAEEEALIASLHGRVAEIHIASYASKKAYQATHLEGNVFQASVEFLRHLAFSYQTKPIFMDGVDQGKLTRNDGDVTRPSLAKLSKNIESQFDYSKPAYELTEEDLSAIEIWEATNQKEEVEAVARSIRKRLFEGTRYKDILVLLGDVDSYQLQIGKIFDKYEIPHYFGRAEEMSHHPLVHFVESLERLKRYNFRAEDLINLLKSGLYGQLEQGQLDRFHAYITFVDLKGQAKFSRDFTVNSRANYDLEVLNQLRESIMAPLTQFFKARPQSGQSLLEKFMEFARRINLAENMAALSEGLNQLQIEKEEEVWKAFCHILEVFQHLFAKETLSVEDFLSLLKAGMQSSHYRTVPATVDVVSVKSYDLIEPHTAKYVYALGLSQSNFPKVAKNTGILTDEEKARMNERSDSLAQFHIPSRENGKKNHATFMSLLHSATEHLVLSAPQLYNEGQELVSPYLKLLTDLGVKSIEKGRRKTLLPTDVGHFNGLLSQVIQLNPEELATEEDTDIKNFWSAAVRYLDKKLRQKGVTIPTISSQLLSQKLAKKTLATLYPVDQPLRLSVSSLTDFYKNEYLFFIKHVLRLQEQDSIRPDARSHGNFLHRIFERVTMDHSSAFFDEKLEQAIAATRQEKDFQALYGENADSRYSEQILLDVARASSLVLRGDNPVQVLANEAVFGQNEQAHLELEGGRKLQIIGKIDRLDQLLSDQALGVVDYKSSANSFKIDRFYNGLSPQLITYLSAVSQMKDAGQTDKVFGAMYLHLLDPIVKLADTKGQNQVLAEAYKSLVYKGLFIEEESNRLNQLYHKTKASLYSRKELGLLMAHNEKLYRQAASRILEGEFAINPYTEDGRSVAGDQLKAITGFEADRHLSQARVLVKGGRREDWLERMKGGSQL, encoded by the coding sequence ATGAAGTTATATTATTCAGACATCAGCAATGATATTACCAAGAAGTTGACTGCTTTAGCACTGGAAGAGTCCCAGCGGGTTCAACGGGTATTTTACATTGCGCCCAACTCCTTGTCCTTTGAAAAGGAAAAAAAGGTCCTATCCTACCTGCCGAGAAAGGCTAGTTTATCAATCCTGGTGACCCGCTTTGCGCAAATGGCCCGTTATTTTATCTACCATGAAGAGAACAGCAAAAAAGCGTTGGATGATTTGGGCTTGTCCATGATAGTCTATCGAGTATTAGCACAGTTTGAAGATGGTGATTTGCAGGTCTATGGCCGCTTGAAGAAGGACCCGGCATTTATTGAGCAGGTGGTCAATCTTTACAAGGAATTGCAAACCTCCAACATGCCCATTTCTGCCTTGGAAAATCTGGAGACTTCTGCCAAGCAGGCAGATATTATCAAGATTTTGTCAGCCTTGCAGGACGTTCTCATGGACGAGGATTATGAAAATGAGACCAAGTTGGCGCAATTCAGACGGAAAGTAGAGTCAGGTCAATTGGATGACCAGCTCAGCCAGGTGGTCCTGATTGTGGACGGTTTTACGCGTTTTTCAGCTGAAGAGGAAGCCCTAATTGCCAGCCTTCATGGGCGTGTAGCGGAAATACACATTGCCAGCTATGCCAGCAAAAAAGCCTACCAGGCAACTCATCTTGAGGGGAATGTTTTTCAAGCCAGTGTTGAATTTCTCCGTCACTTGGCTTTTAGCTACCAGACCAAGCCCATTTTCATGGACGGAGTTGATCAAGGCAAGTTGACAAGGAATGATGGCGATGTTACGAGGCCATCCCTTGCAAAACTATCCAAAAATATTGAAAGCCAGTTTGATTATTCCAAACCTGCCTATGAGCTGACTGAAGAGGATTTGTCAGCCATTGAAATCTGGGAGGCTACCAATCAAAAGGAGGAGGTTGAAGCGGTTGCTCGTTCCATTCGTAAAAGATTGTTTGAGGGGACTCGCTATAAGGATATCCTAGTCCTGCTAGGTGATGTGGATAGCTACCAACTTCAGATTGGCAAGATTTTTGATAAATATGAAATCCCCCACTATTTTGGCAGGGCTGAGGAAATGAGCCACCATCCGCTGGTGCATTTTGTGGAGTCCCTGGAGCGTCTAAAACGCTATAATTTTCGGGCGGAGGACCTGATTAACTTGCTGAAATCTGGTCTCTATGGCCAGTTGGAGCAGGGGCAACTGGACCGCTTCCACGCTTATATTACCTTTGTGGATCTCAAGGGCCAGGCTAAGTTTTCTCGTGATTTTACGGTCAATAGCAGAGCGAATTATGATTTGGAGGTTTTGAACCAGCTACGAGAGAGCATTATGGCACCTCTGACACAGTTTTTCAAGGCTCGTCCGCAGTCAGGCCAATCCCTTCTAGAAAAATTCATGGAGTTTGCCCGTCGCATCAACTTGGCTGAAAATATGGCTGCCTTGTCAGAGGGACTGAACCAGCTGCAAATTGAAAAAGAGGAAGAGGTTTGGAAGGCTTTCTGCCATATTCTGGAAGTTTTTCAACACTTGTTTGCCAAGGAAACCCTGTCGGTCGAGGATTTCCTTTCCCTACTCAAGGCGGGTATGCAATCTAGTCATTACCGGACCGTCCCAGCAACGGTGGATGTAGTGTCTGTCAAGTCCTATGATTTGATTGAACCGCATACGGCCAAGTATGTCTATGCCCTGGGGTTGAGCCAGTCGAATTTCCCAAAAGTTGCCAAGAATACAGGTATTTTGACCGACGAGGAGAAGGCCAGGATGAATGAACGTTCGGACTCCCTAGCCCAGTTCCACATTCCTAGTCGGGAAAATGGCAAGAAAAACCATGCAACCTTTATGTCCTTGCTGCATTCGGCGACTGAGCATCTGGTCTTATCAGCTCCGCAATTGTACAATGAAGGTCAGGAATTAGTCTCTCCTTATCTGAAGCTATTGACGGACTTGGGTGTGAAATCCATTGAAAAAGGTCGGAGGAAGACCCTGCTGCCAACGGATGTCGGGCATTTTAATGGTCTCCTGTCCCAAGTTATCCAGCTCAATCCTGAGGAATTGGCTACAGAAGAGGATACTGATATCAAGAACTTTTGGTCGGCGGCTGTCCGTTATCTTGATAAGAAGTTAAGGCAAAAGGGCGTTACCATTCCGACAATTTCCAGCCAATTGCTCAGTCAGAAGCTGGCCAAGAAAACTCTGGCGACCCTCTATCCAGTTGACCAGCCTTTGAGGTTGTCGGTGTCTAGCTTGACGGACTTCTACAAGAATGAATACCTCTTTTTCATTAAGCATGTCTTGCGTTTGCAGGAGCAGGATTCTATTCGACCGGATGCTCGTAGCCATGGGAATTTCCTCCATCGGATTTTTGAGCGCGTGACCATGGACCACAGCAGTGCCTTCTTCGATGAAAAGTTGGAGCAGGCCATTGCAGCAACCCGTCAGGAAAAGGATTTCCAGGCCCTATACGGTGAGAATGCCGATAGTCGTTATTCGGAGCAAATTTTGTTGGACGTAGCGCGTGCAAGTTCCCTCGTTTTACGAGGCGATAATCCTGTGCAAGTCTTGGCCAATGAAGCAGTGTTTGGTCAGAACGAGCAAGCCCATTTAGAACTAGAAGGTGGTCGTAAGCTACAAATTATCGGTAAGATTGACCGCCTGGATCAGCTGCTATCAGACCAGGCTTTGGGTGTGGTTGACTACAAGTCCAGTGCCAATAGCTTTAAGATTGACAGATTTTACAATGGCCTTAGTCCCCAGCTCATTACCTATCTGTCGGCCGTTAGTCAGATGAAGGATGCTGGGCAGACAGATAAGGTATTTGGGGCCATGTATCTGCATTTGCTGGATCCCATTGTCAAATTGGCCGATACTAAGGGGCAGAACCAGGTACTTGCTGAAGCATACAAATCCTTGGTTTATAAGGGCTTGTTTATCGAAGAGGAGAGCAATCGTCTCAACCAGCTCTATCATAAGACCAAGGCCAGTCTGTATAGTCGCAAGGAATTAGGGCTTCTAATGGCCCATAATGAGAAATTGTACCGCCAGGCAGCCAGCCGCATTTTAGAGGGGGAATTTGCCATCAATCCCTATACAGAAGATGGACGTTCCGTTGCAGGTGACCAGCTCAAGGCCATTACCGGATTTGAAGCAGACCGGCATCTGAGCCAGGCTCGTGTCTTGGTCAAGGGTGGTAGGCGAGAAGACTGGTTAGAGCGAATGAAAGGAGGGAGCCAATTGTGA
- a CDS encoding DNA alkylation repair protein: MKIDELEKRLLAVADASQAQPMKTYMKNNFDFLGVRTPDRRKVARQFFKESKAQGIDWEFVEACWSKPYREFQYIAIDYLVTKKKDLVLADLPRLKKLAQSKSWWDSIDGLDKLVGKIVLDNPEAKQTILEWSLDDDFWLRRIAIDHQLLQKEKTDTELLEKILVNNLNQIEFFINKAIGWSLRDYSKTNPDWVRAFLKKYSSQMAGLSIREASKYI, from the coding sequence ATGAAGATTGACGAATTAGAAAAACGTTTGTTGGCTGTGGCGGATGCCAGTCAGGCCCAGCCTATGAAGACTTATATGAAAAACAATTTTGACTTTCTGGGTGTGCGAACTCCTGACCGCCGAAAAGTTGCTAGGCAATTTTTCAAAGAATCTAAGGCTCAGGGAATTGACTGGGAATTTGTTGAGGCTTGCTGGTCTAAGCCCTACCGTGAATTTCAATATATCGCCATTGATTATCTGGTTACCAAGAAAAAAGACTTGGTTCTAGCTGATTTACCCCGTTTGAAAAAACTGGCTCAAAGTAAGTCTTGGTGGGATAGTATTGATGGATTAGATAAACTAGTCGGTAAGATTGTTTTGGACAATCCAGAGGCCAAGCAGACAATCTTGGAATGGAGTTTGGATGATGATTTCTGGTTGAGACGGATTGCCATTGACCACCAGCTTCTCCAAAAAGAAAAGACGGATACGGAACTTCTTGAGAAGATTTTGGTCAACAATCTCAATCAGATTGAATTTTTCATTAACAAGGCGATTGGCTGGAGTTTGCGAGATTATTCCAAGACCAATCCTGACTGGGTACGGGCTTTTCTAAAAAAGTACAGTTCCCAAATGGCAGGATTATCCATTCGTGAAGCTAGTAAGTACATTTAG